The Horticoccus luteus DNA window CGGCTCGTCGGCGCCTTCGATGCTCACCGTCATCCGCACTTCGCCGCCGGGCGGGGTGAATTTCACGGCGTTCGACAACAAATTGAGCAACACCTGCCGCAAGCGGTAGCTGTCGCCGACGACCGGTCCCGCCAACGCTTTCGCCACCGCCAGGCTCAGTTGCACGCCCCCGTTCACGGCGTTGCTCTGCACGAGCGCCACGGTGTCGGTGATCAAGGTATCGAGCACAAACGCCCGCTGCTCCAGCTCCAGCTGGCCCGCCTCGATCTTCGAGAAATCCAGGATATCCCCGATCAATCGCACGAGATGGTCGCTGGAATCCACGATCATCCTCACCTGATCCGCCGCTCCTTCGACGAGATCCTTCCGCTGGTGCAGCAAATCCGCCGACGCCACGATGCCGTTCAGCGGCGTGCGAATCTCATGGCTCATGTTGGCCAGGAATTCGCTCTTCGCCCGCGTCGATTCCTCCGCCCGCCGCGTCGCCTCCTCCAGCTCGTGCGTGCGCGCCGACACGAGGCGTTCGAGATTCGCGTTCAACGCCCGCGTCTCCCGCAGCGCCTGCTCACTCCGCGCCTGCGCCGCCTCCACAATGCGCATGAGGGCGAGCCCCAGGCACAACATGCCGACGAGCGCCGCCAACCCATCGCGCAGCACCATGTCCGCCGCGAACCGCAGGGATCCGGCGATCGGATCCGCCGCCAGGCCGTGCGCGTAGAGCCAGCCCAGCCCCACGGCGCCCGCCGCAAACAACACCAACGCCAGCGACCGCCGCGCAAAGACCAGCGTGAAGAGCAAAAACGTCGTGTCGGAGATCACGAGTTGCATCGCCGCGCTCACGGGCTGGCCAAACGGCGCGTGAAATAAAAAGAGCGCCGCATGCGTCGGCACCAGAAACGCCAATGCCAGCCAATCGCCCGCGCGCTGCAGCTTGCCTCTCCACAACAAGGTCAGCGCTCCCACCGTGCCGATGAAGAAGCAGCCCATGAAAAACAACCGCAACGCGAGTCCCGGCGGGTGCACCCACAGCAACTTCACCAAGTTCGCCGGCAACCCGATCAGCAGCAGTCCGCACACCACCGCCAGCGACCGCGCCTTCAACCGCGTGAAATACGATTCCTCCCGATAAACTTCGTCGAGCCGGGCCGCGAGGGATTTGAGAGGACGCAGCATGGCGCGGGTTTACTGCGTTACAGAACAGAACCGCCCGTTGCTGCCACGCAAAAAAGGACGGCCCGCCCACGACTCACTCGCGTCATACGGTGGGTGCCCTTCACGACCCGCCCCGCCCAGCCCCGCGTTGCGTGGCGCCGCTCGTCACGGTTTCACGCCCCACGCATCCACCCACAGATGGCGCGCCCGCGTCTGGATCTGCGTGAAGCCGGCATGCGTCAGATACGTCTCCAGCTCCTGCGGCGTGGAGCATTTCGCGATATGCGTCGGCCGCTCGCCCGGCTTGAACGCCCGGCGATGCGTCTCGAAAAATTCCCAGCCCGGCGCCGTGAGGATGTTGACGTTGTCGCACCAAAACCGCCCGCCCGGCCGCAACACGCGGAACGCCTCTTCGATATACGTATAGCGATCCCACTCGTCGAGATGCATGAACACCACCGTCGAATACACCACGTCGAGACTCGCGTCCGCGATGCCTTCCAGCCCGTGGCCCGACACCTCCACCAGCTTCACGTTGCTCAACGCCGCCAGCCGCTCCCGCGCGTGCCGCAGCATTTCGCCCGCACAATCGCACCCCGTCCAACTCCGCACGAGCGGACTCAACGCCTTGCCGACGCGGCCCACGCCGCACCCAATCTCCAGAAAATCGTCCGTCGTCCGGATGCCCGTCGTCGCCTGCAAATAGGCGATGGTGTCCTTCGCCGTCGCATCGA harbors:
- a CDS encoding ATP-binding protein, coding for MLRPLKSLAARLDEVYREESYFTRLKARSLAVVCGLLLIGLPANLVKLLWVHPPGLALRLFFMGCFFIGTVGALTLLWRGKLQRAGDWLALAFLVPTHAALFLFHAPFGQPVSAAMQLVISDTTFLLFTLVFARRSLALVLFAAGAVGLGWLYAHGLAADPIAGSLRFAADMVLRDGLAALVGMLCLGLALMRIVEAAQARSEQALRETRALNANLERLVSARTHELEEATRRAEESTRAKSEFLANMSHEIRTPLNGIVASADLLHQRKDLVEGAADQVRMIVDSSDHLVRLIGDILDFSKIEAGQLELEQRAFVLDTLITDTVALVQSNAVNGGVQLSLAVAKALAGPVVGDSYRLRQVLLNLLSNAVKFTPPGGEVRMTVSIEGADEPGQPLRVRFEVRDTGIGMDKGTLARLFERFMQADTSTTRRFGGSGLGLAISGHLVRLMHGALEVESTPGRGSAFFFTLTFPRAAEAEKEIVAETPGGDLNLDVLIVEDNLVNQRILAAQLMTLGCRYTLAQNGEEALAALVGGALPNVVLMDCHMPKLDGWETTRRLRAWATEPDEQRRRASVLPVVALTAAALVEERNRCVEAGMNGFIAKPAKLAELRAAIEPYAPRSDDTLDRAHPAAGVN
- a CDS encoding class I SAM-dependent methyltransferase, translated to MSNRSDYKGTWNALSKTRADALLYVGGSTDEASVDATAKDTIAYLQATTGIRTTDDFLEIGCGVGRVGKALSPLVRSWTGCDCAGEMLRHARERLAALSNVKLVEVSGHGLEGIADASLDVVYSTVVFMHLDEWDRYTYIEEAFRVLRPGGRFWCDNVNILTAPGWEFFETHRRAFKPGERPTHIAKCSTPQELETYLTHAGFTQIQTRARHLWVDAWGVKP